Proteins encoded together in one Bacteroidota bacterium window:
- a CDS encoding Mrp/NBP35 family ATP-binding protein: MAITKEQVIDALRNVDDPDLKKDIVTLGMLQDVVVNGNDVSFTVVLTTPACPMKDMIQRACENAVKYYVSKDANVNVHMTANTSSRRNGPVLPGVRNIIAVSSGKGGVGKSTIASNLAAGLAMQGAKVGLIDADIYGPSAHIMFDVMHEQPKLTNVNGHQLMVPVESYGVKILSIGFFSDVNQAVAWRGPMATKALNQLINDADWGELDYLIVDLPPGTGDIHLSLVSSLPLTGAIVVSTPQNVALADAQKGIAMFRMPTVNVPVLGIVENMAWFTPAELPENKYYIFGQGGAVALAEKMDIPLLGQIPLVQSICEAGDVGRPAVLQQTTPQAQALLEMAGNVVRQVAMINANTARTEAVS, translated from the coding sequence ATGGCCATTACCAAAGAACAGGTTATTGATGCGCTCCGCAATGTGGACGATCCGGACCTGAAGAAAGATATAGTAACACTGGGCATGTTGCAGGATGTGGTAGTAAACGGTAATGATGTATCATTTACCGTAGTGCTCACCACGCCGGCCTGCCCCATGAAAGACATGATACAACGCGCCTGCGAAAATGCGGTGAAGTATTATGTAAGCAAGGATGCCAATGTAAACGTACACATGACCGCCAACACCAGCAGCCGCCGCAACGGCCCTGTGCTGCCGGGCGTGCGCAACATCATTGCCGTTTCGTCGGGCAAGGGCGGTGTGGGCAAATCAACAATTGCCTCCAACCTTGCGGCCGGACTGGCCATGCAGGGCGCAAAAGTGGGGCTGATTGATGCTGATATTTACGGCCCCTCGGCACACATTATGTTTGATGTGATGCACGAACAGCCCAAGCTTACCAATGTAAACGGACACCAGCTCATGGTGCCGGTTGAAAGCTACGGTGTGAAAATCCTGTCAATCGGCTTTTTCTCCGATGTAAATCAGGCTGTGGCCTGGCGCGGGCCGATGGCTACAAAAGCCCTTAACCAGCTCATCAATGATGCCGACTGGGGCGAGCTCGACTACCTGATTGTGGACCTTCCGCCCGGCACCGGCGATATACACCTCTCGCTGGTGAGTTCGCTGCCGCTTACCGGCGCCATTGTGGTGAGCACCCCGCAAAATGTGGCGCTGGCCGATGCGCAGAAAGGCATTGCCATGTTCCGCATGCCCACGGTAAATGTACCTGTGCTGGGCATTGTGGAAAATATGGCCTGGTTTACGCCTGCCGAGCTTCCTGAAAACAAATACTACATTTTCGGACAGGGCGGTGCGGTGGCACTGGCCGAAAAAATGGACATTCCGCTGCTCGGTCAGATTCCGCTTGTACAAAGCATTTGCGAGGCCGGCGATGTAGGCCGCCCTGCTGTGTTGCAGCAAACCACGCCACAGGCACAGGCTTTGCTCGAAATGGCAGGAAACGTGGTACGGCAGGTGGCCATGATTAATGCAAACACCGCCAGAACCGAAGCCGTAAGCTGA
- a CDS encoding NifU family protein yields the protein MSLTQPAELVARIEDALQQLRPFLQTDGGDVRLVEVTEDNIVRLELEGACRSCSMNMMTFKAGIEEAVRRAAPEVKAVEAVNLNTAAAQN from the coding sequence ATGTCGCTCACTCAGCCTGCCGAACTTGTAGCCCGTATTGAAGATGCGCTTCAGCAACTGCGCCCTTTCCTTCAAACCGATGGCGGAGATGTTCGCCTTGTGGAAGTTACCGAAGACAATATCGTGCGGCTTGAACTCGAAGGAGCCTGCCGCTCATGTTCCATGAACATGATGACCTTTAAAGCCGGTATCGAAGAGGCCGTGCGCCGCGCAGCGCCCGAAGTGAAAGCCGTGGAAGCTGTTAACCTGAATACCGCTGCCGCACAAAACTAA
- a CDS encoding 2-oxoacid:acceptor oxidoreductase subunit alpha: MATQEQKQSVVILFAGDSGDGIQLTGTQFTTAAALHGNDISTFPNFPAEIRAPQGTLAGVSGFQVHFGSVAIHSPGDACDVLVVMNAAALKANLRQLREGGTIIANTDGFDPKNLKLAKFPDGVNPLRDGSLDRYRVIEIDVTKLTRTALAGSGMGTKETDRSKNMFVLGFVCWMYNRSLDSINDFLREQFRKRPELVEANTKVLTAGYHYGDTIEQPMTRYEVKAATLETGTYRSITGNAGIALGLIAAAKKSGLTLFYGTYPITPASDILHELSKHKNFGVKTYQAEDEIAGITSAIGASFGGNLGVTASSGPGIALKTEAIGLAAMLELPLVIINVQRGGPSTGLPTKTEQADLLQALYGRNGECPVPVIASSTPSDCFEVAYEATRIAIEHMTPVFMLSDGYIANGAEPWKFPKADDLKPIEVRFAKNELAPGEKFMPYKRNEKLVRPWAIPGTPGLEHRVGGIEKEKDTGNISYDPENHQYMVKMRAERIARIADYIPAQQLDSGPEKGKVLVLGWGSTYGSVKTALNDLRSEGVDAAHAHVRYLFPFPKNLGEMIARYDHVLVPEINNGQLIKLIRDEFQVNATPLNKIKGVPFTSSEICEAVKNLYNK, from the coding sequence ATGGCCACTCAGGAACAAAAACAAAGCGTTGTTATACTTTTTGCCGGCGATTCCGGCGACGGCATACAACTCACCGGCACGCAGTTTACCACCGCTGCGGCCCTTCACGGAAACGACATCAGCACGTTCCCCAACTTCCCCGCCGAAATTCGCGCCCCGCAAGGTACGCTGGCAGGCGTATCGGGCTTTCAGGTGCATTTTGGCAGCGTTGCCATCCACTCGCCCGGCGATGCCTGCGATGTGCTTGTGGTGATGAATGCCGCCGCCCTCAAAGCCAACCTGCGCCAGCTGCGCGAAGGCGGAACCATTATTGCCAACACCGATGGCTTTGATCCCAAAAACCTCAAACTGGCAAAATTCCCCGACGGCGTAAATCCGCTGCGCGATGGTTCGCTTGACCGTTACCGTGTCATTGAAATTGATGTAACCAAACTCACCCGCACCGCACTGGCCGGATCGGGCATGGGCACAAAGGAAACCGACCGCTCGAAGAACATGTTCGTGCTCGGTTTTGTGTGCTGGATGTACAACCGCTCGCTCGATTCGATTAACGATTTCCTGCGCGAGCAGTTCCGCAAACGCCCCGAACTGGTGGAAGCCAACACCAAAGTGCTTACCGCCGGTTATCACTACGGCGATACCATTGAGCAGCCCATGACCCGCTACGAGGTAAAAGCAGCTACGCTCGAAACAGGCACATACCGCAGCATTACCGGCAATGCAGGCATTGCGCTCGGACTTATTGCCGCAGCTAAAAAGAGCGGACTAACGCTGTTCTACGGCACCTATCCTATTACACCGGCATCCGACATTCTGCACGAACTTTCGAAGCATAAAAACTTTGGTGTAAAAACCTATCAGGCCGAAGACGAAATTGCCGGCATCACCTCGGCCATTGGCGCCTCGTTTGGCGGCAATCTGGGCGTAACAGCTTCGTCAGGCCCCGGCATTGCGCTTAAAACCGAAGCCATTGGCCTCGCCGCCATGCTCGAACTGCCGCTGGTAATCATAAACGTACAACGCGGCGGCCCCAGCACCGGCCTGCCTACAAAAACCGAACAGGCCGATTTGCTGCAGGCGCTCTACGGCCGCAACGGCGAATGCCCCGTGCCGGTGATTGCTTCGTCAACACCGTCAGACTGTTTCGAAGTGGCTTACGAAGCCACGCGCATTGCCATTGAGCATATGACGCCGGTGTTTATGCTCAGCGACGGCTACATTGCCAACGGTGCCGAACCGTGGAAGTTTCCGAAAGCCGACGACCTGAAGCCTATTGAAGTGCGCTTTGCCAAAAACGAACTCGCTCCCGGCGAAAAATTCATGCCCTACAAGCGCAACGAAAAATTAGTGCGCCCCTGGGCAATTCCCGGCACACCCGGACTTGAGCACCGTGTAGGCGGCATTGAAAAGGAAAAAGACACGGGCAATATTTCCTACGACCCCGAAAATCACCAGTACATGGTGAAAATGCGCGCCGAACGCATTGCCCGCATTGCCGACTACATTCCTGCCCAACAACTCGACAGCGGCCCGGAGAAAGGCAAAGTGCTGGTGCTGGGCTGGGGCTCCACCTACGGCTCTGTAAAAACCGCACTCAATGATTTGCGCAGCGAAGGCGTTGACGCCGCACACGCACATGTACGCTATCTTTTCCCGTTCCCCAAAAACCTCGGCGAAATGATTGCGCGCTACGACCATGTGCTGGTGCCCGAAATAAACAACGGCCAGCTCATCAAACTCATCCGCGATGAATTTCAGGTAAACGCCACGCCGCTCAACAAAATTAAAGGTGTGCCCTTTACTTCTTCCGAAATTTGCGAGGCTGTTAAAAACCTTTACAATAAATAA
- a CDS encoding 2-oxoacid:ferredoxin oxidoreductase subunit beta, whose amino-acid sequence METTLQSPETPKLTAKDFVTDQEVRWCPGCGDYSILKQVQSVMPEIGLKREDIVFISGIGCSSRFPYYMETYGMHSIHGRATAIASGLKATRPELSVWIITGDGDSLSIGGNHLIHLLRRNLDVNVLLFNNEIYGLTKGQYSPTSPVGQVTKSTPMGSLDHPFNPLALCLGASGTFIARSMDRDPSHLRNMLSRANAHKGTSLLEIYQNCNVFNDGAFEIFTEKASKKAETVFLEQGKPLVFGENADKGIRLDGFTPRVVNLADYSVNDLWIHDEFDLGKATLLVRFFDDPKNEGHLPRPFGVFYEEKRSCYEDDLAAQIAQAIAEKGEGDLDALIRGRNVWTIA is encoded by the coding sequence ATGGAAACCACCTTACAATCACCCGAAACGCCAAAGCTCACCGCAAAAGACTTCGTGACTGATCAGGAAGTACGCTGGTGCCCGGGCTGCGGCGACTATTCCATACTCAAACAAGTACAAAGCGTGATGCCCGAAATAGGGTTGAAACGCGAAGACATTGTATTCATTTCCGGCATCGGCTGCTCGTCGCGTTTTCCGTATTACATGGAAACTTATGGCATGCACAGCATTCATGGCCGTGCCACAGCCATTGCAAGCGGTTTAAAGGCCACACGCCCCGAACTGAGCGTGTGGATTATTACCGGCGACGGCGATTCGCTTTCCATAGGTGGCAATCACCTTATCCATCTTTTGCGCCGCAATCTGGATGTAAATGTGTTGTTATTCAACAACGAAATTTACGGACTCACCAAAGGGCAGTATTCGCCAACCTCGCCGGTTGGGCAGGTTACGAAGTCAACGCCCATGGGCTCGCTCGATCATCCGTTTAATCCGCTGGCGCTTTGCCTCGGGGCTTCGGGCACCTTCATTGCACGTTCAATGGACCGCGATCCATCGCACCTGCGCAACATGCTTTCGCGTGCCAATGCGCACAAAGGCACATCGCTGCTGGAAATTTACCAGAACTGCAATGTGTTTAACGACGGCGCCTTTGAAATTTTCACCGAAAAAGCCTCGAAGAAAGCCGAGACTGTATTCCTCGAACAAGGCAAACCGCTCGTGTTTGGCGAGAATGCCGACAAAGGCATCCGCCTCGACGGATTTACCCCGCGTGTGGTAAACCTTGCCGATTACAGCGTAAACGACCTGTGGATACACGACGAGTTTGACCTGGGCAAAGCCACACTGCTGGTCCGCTTCTTCGACGATCCGAAAAACGAGGGCCATTTGCCGCGCCCCTTCGGCGTATTCTACGAAGAAAAACGCAGCTGCTACGAAGACGATCTGGCCGCTCAAATTGCACAGGCCATTGCCGAAAAAGGCGAAGGCGATCTGGATGCGTTGATTCGCGGACGGAATGTGTGGACGATTGCGTAG
- a CDS encoding MerR family transcriptional regulator — MKLYTVKQLSVVSGVSVRTLHHYDEIGLLKPAQRTESRYRIYGREELLRLQQILFYRELGYTLQQIIGLLDDPDFDLLNSLLEQRRQLHLRDLQNTQLLITIHKTIHSLTNNQTMLTDEELYEGFTNAGAYRQEAIEKWGHDNVTGSEEKLRKLSKESLQALYKQGETIAQAIAASMHLPEASDEVQQLIAQHHRHIRSFWDAREEGYRGLAEMYITDERFAAYFNRFTPGLADYMHSAMLHYCNSGKAAQYS; from the coding sequence ATGAAACTGTACACGGTTAAACAACTTTCGGTTGTATCGGGTGTGAGTGTGCGTACACTGCATCATTACGACGAAATTGGTTTGCTGAAACCGGCACAGCGCACCGAATCGCGCTACCGGATTTATGGGCGCGAAGAGCTGCTGCGTCTTCAGCAGATATTGTTTTACCGTGAACTTGGCTACACGCTTCAGCAAATCATCGGGTTGCTTGATGATCCGGATTTCGACCTTCTCAATTCGTTGCTTGAACAGCGCAGACAGCTTCATCTTCGTGATTTGCAAAACACGCAGTTGCTGATTACCATTCATAAAACCATTCATTCGTTAACAAACAATCAGACTATGCTAACCGACGAAGAATTGTATGAAGGTTTCACAAATGCCGGGGCCTATCGACAGGAAGCTATTGAAAAATGGGGGCACGACAACGTTACCGGCTCAGAAGAAAAACTACGCAAATTGAGCAAGGAGTCGTTGCAGGCGCTTTACAAACAGGGAGAAACTATTGCACAAGCTATTGCGGCTTCAATGCATCTTCCGGAAGCAAGCGACGAAGTGCAGCAACTCATTGCACAACATCATCGTCATATCCGTTCATTTTGGGATGCACGCGAAGAAGGCTATCGCGGCCTTGCTGAAATGTATATCACCGACGAGCGCTTTGCTGCCTATTTCAACCGCTTTACGCCCGGCCTTGCAGATTACATGCACAGCGCCATGCTGCACTACTGCAACAGCGGGAAAGCCGCGCAATACAGTTAA
- a CDS encoding T9SS type A sorting domain-containing protein — translation MKRLIFILFCTLSISLQAQLPAGNRQMGMVLEMAQNNNFDSATVRGLQLCMDYTHFVSNWAICETAPGQFNGVGMSFLDIINVYYPAWGIKVELNIPVLNTVAREVPADLDTVRFNSPVMISRFRTYLDTLFAHIPAVDLVMLSIGNESDVLFANDPQLMADFQLFYDSAAQYARQRYQQLYNRPLKVGTTLTWSGLTSPSLSASLAQLNALSDVIAVTYYPLTGNFQMRAPNSPLADFAALTAIYNDTARPVWFVECGYSSSDSCGSSYQAQADFYDYVFQAWDANATVIRGISPFLLHEWSQPVVDTLAVYYGLAGNVPFKEYLRTLGIRTYAGNGVNKPAYEAIRCNVNARNFCTTGCVLGVEDVQSQELQAQPNPASEFVTFTLPPQAVLLNAEVYSLSGQLVAVWTAPQSTAPVSFSVADLPAGVWLCRLQMVDGSVHTSRIVTAPR, via the coding sequence ATGAAACGCCTCATTTTCATTCTTTTCTGTACACTCAGCATTTCTTTGCAAGCACAGCTTCCTGCCGGAAACCGCCAGATGGGCATGGTGCTGGAAATGGCGCAGAACAACAATTTCGACTCTGCCACCGTGCGCGGCCTGCAGCTTTGTATGGATTACACACATTTCGTATCCAACTGGGCCATCTGCGAAACAGCCCCCGGCCAGTTCAACGGTGTGGGCATGTCGTTTCTCGATATCATCAATGTCTATTATCCAGCCTGGGGCATAAAAGTTGAATTAAATATTCCTGTCCTCAACACCGTGGCCCGCGAAGTGCCTGCCGATCTTGACACCGTCCGCTTCAACAGTCCGGTAATGATCAGTCGTTTCCGCACCTATCTCGATACACTTTTTGCACACATTCCGGCGGTTGATCTGGTGATGCTGAGTATCGGCAACGAAAGCGATGTACTTTTTGCAAATGATCCGCAGCTGATGGCCGACTTTCAGCTTTTTTACGATTCCGCTGCGCAGTATGCGCGGCAGCGTTACCAGCAATTGTACAACCGGCCGCTTAAAGTGGGCACCACGCTTACGTGGAGCGGACTCACATCGCCTTCGCTTTCGGCTTCGCTGGCGCAGCTTAACGCCTTGTCTGATGTGATAGCCGTAACGTATTATCCGCTCACCGGCAATTTTCAGATGCGTGCGCCAAACAGTCCGCTGGCCGATTTTGCGGCCCTCACGGCAATTTACAACGACACCGCGCGGCCTGTGTGGTTTGTGGAATGCGGCTATTCCTCGTCCGACTCGTGCGGAAGTTCGTATCAGGCGCAGGCCGATTTTTACGATTACGTGTTTCAGGCCTGGGACGCCAATGCCACAGTCATCAGAGGCATTTCACCCTTTCTGCTGCACGAATGGAGCCAGCCCGTGGTGGATACGCTGGCCGTATATTACGGACTTGCCGGCAACGTGCCGTTTAAAGAGTACCTGCGTACATTGGGCATACGCACATACGCAGGCAATGGTGTAAACAAGCCGGCGTATGAGGCGATACGTTGCAATGTAAATGCGCGCAACTTCTGCACCACAGGCTGTGTGCTGGGTGTGGAAGACGTGCAATCGCAGGAATTGCAGGCACAACCCAATCCGGCCAGCGAGTTTGTAACCTTTACACTTCCGCCGCAGGCTGTATTGCTGAATGCAGAAGTGTACAGCCTTTCCGGGCAGCTTGTGGCTGTGTGGACAGCTCCGCAAAGCACAGCGCCCGTAAGTTTCTCAGTAGCTGACCTGCCTGCTGGCGTGTGGCTGTGTCGTTTGCAAATGGTTGATGGAAGTGTACACACTTCGCGCATTGTTACAGCGCCGCGTTAA
- a CDS encoding sigma-70 family RNA polymerase sigma factor: protein MRLFPRKRTNDLSDQELMDRYRKGGDKAFVGELYNRYAHLVYGACLHYLSDRELARDAVLQIFERLFESLRTQQPDNFGVWVNTVARNHCISELRKQQVQRGRDEAYAAESKSDLLDDTDPAQREDQLKRLEQAVRSLGEEQRRCIELFYFGDKSYREIAELTGFSEKEVKSHLQNGKRNLKLALTGNQ, encoded by the coding sequence ATGCGTCTATTTCCCCGTAAACGGACAAATGATCTCAGCGATCAGGAGTTGATGGACCGCTACCGCAAGGGTGGCGACAAGGCGTTTGTGGGCGAGCTTTACAACCGTTATGCGCATCTGGTGTACGGTGCTTGCCTGCATTACCTGAGCGACCGTGAACTGGCGCGCGATGCAGTGTTGCAGATTTTTGAGCGGCTGTTTGAATCGCTGCGCACCCAGCAGCCCGATAATTTTGGCGTGTGGGTAAATACGGTAGCGCGCAACCACTGCATTTCGGAGCTGCGCAAACAACAGGTACAGCGCGGACGCGATGAGGCATATGCAGCAGAGAGCAAAAGCGATTTGCTTGACGACACCGACCCCGCGCAGCGTGAAGACCAGCTTAAACGACTGGAGCAGGCGGTGCGCAGTTTGGGTGAAGAACAGCGCCGCTGCATTGAACTGTTTTATTTCGGCGATAAATCGTACCGCGAAATTGCCGAGCTCACGGGCTTCAGCGAGAAGGAAGTGAAAAGCCACCTGCAAAACGGCAAGCGTAATTTAAAGCTGGCCTTAACCGGAAACCAATGA
- a CDS encoding DUF2892 domain-containing protein, which yields MKTNVGNIDRIIRLIVAVLFAVLYFGGFVTGTIGLVLVILGGVFAVTAAIGFCPLYSIFGLSTCPVKAK from the coding sequence ATGAAAACCAACGTAGGAAACATCGACCGGATCATCCGCCTTATTGTGGCAGTACTCTTTGCCGTACTTTATTTTGGCGGATTTGTTACCGGCACCATCGGACTTGTACTTGTAATTCTGGGGGGCGTTTTTGCAGTTACTGCAGCCATTGGATTTTGCCCGCTGTACAGCATTTTCGGACTAAGCACCTGTCCGGTGAAGGCGAAGTAG
- a CDS encoding urocanate hydratase, producing MNTAEFQAAILRGIPDTLPEPKPFDAALNHAPKRKAILTPAEEKLALRNALRYFDAKHHAVLSPEFAQELKTYGRIYMYRFRPDYKIFARPIAEYPQRSVQAAAIMHMLSNNLDYAVAQHPHELITYGGNGAVFQNWAQYLLTMQYLATMTDEQTLVLYSGHPLGLFPSHKDAPRVVVTNGMMIPNYSKPDDWERFNALGVTQYGQMTAGSFMYIGPQGIVHGTTITVMNAARKIAANEEDRKGRLFVTCGLGGMSGAQPKAGKIAGLVAVVAEVNPKATHTRHSQGWVDEVYENIDELMARIANAQAAKEAVSLAYQGNVVDLWERLVRDNVHVDIGSDQSSLHNPWAGGYYPAGLSFDEANRMMAEEPQKFHGIVQESLRRQAAAINTLSERGMYFFDYGNAFLLEAMRAGADIVKEDGTFRYPSYVQDILGPMCFDYGFGPFRWVCTSADAADLAVTDALALEVMEDIYKTAPAEIKQQLHDNILWIRDAMQNNLVVGSQARILYADSEGRIRIASAINKAIREGRVKAPVVLGRDHHDVSGTDSPYRETSNIYDGSRFTADMAVQNFVGDGFRGATWISLHNGGGVGWGEVINGGFGLVLDGSDDAERRLQSMLFWDVNNGIARRSWARNDEAIFAIKREMERTPQLKVTLPNLVDDSLLDGLV from the coding sequence ATGAACACAGCCGAATTTCAGGCCGCTATTCTTCGCGGTATTCCCGATACGCTTCCCGAACCCAAGCCGTTTGATGCGGCGCTCAATCACGCACCCAAACGGAAAGCCATACTCACTCCGGCTGAGGAAAAGCTGGCCCTGCGCAATGCGCTGCGTTATTTCGACGCAAAGCATCATGCTGTGCTGTCGCCTGAATTTGCACAGGAACTGAAAACATACGGGCGGATTTACATGTACCGCTTCCGTCCCGACTATAAAATTTTCGCACGCCCCATTGCCGAGTATCCGCAGCGTTCGGTGCAGGCTGCAGCTATCATGCACATGCTGAGCAACAACCTCGACTATGCCGTGGCGCAGCATCCGCACGAACTTATTACTTACGGCGGCAATGGAGCCGTGTTCCAGAACTGGGCGCAGTATCTGCTTACCATGCAGTATCTCGCCACCATGACCGACGAACAAACGCTGGTGCTGTATTCAGGCCACCCGCTCGGTCTTTTTCCTTCGCACAAGGATGCGCCGCGCGTAGTAGTGACCAACGGCATGATGATTCCCAATTACTCGAAGCCTGACGACTGGGAACGTTTCAATGCGCTGGGCGTAACGCAGTACGGACAAATGACCGCCGGCTCATTCATGTACATCGGGCCGCAGGGCATTGTACACGGCACCACCATTACGGTGATGAATGCTGCGCGTAAAATTGCCGCTAACGAAGAAGACCGAAAAGGCCGCCTGTTTGTGACCTGCGGCCTTGGCGGCATGAGCGGTGCGCAGCCTAAAGCCGGTAAAATTGCCGGGCTGGTGGCCGTGGTGGCCGAAGTAAATCCGAAAGCCACACACACACGTCACTCGCAGGGATGGGTGGACGAAGTGTATGAAAATATTGATGAGCTGATGGCGCGCATTGCCAACGCGCAGGCCGCAAAAGAAGCAGTGTCGCTGGCTTATCAGGGTAATGTGGTGGATTTGTGGGAACGCCTTGTGCGCGATAATGTGCATGTGGATATTGGCTCCGATCAGTCGTCGCTGCACAACCCGTGGGCGGGCGGTTACTATCCGGCCGGGCTTTCGTTTGATGAAGCCAACCGCATGATGGCCGAGGAGCCGCAGAAATTTCACGGCATTGTGCAGGAGTCGCTGCGCAGGCAGGCGGCTGCAATAAATACACTTTCGGAGCGCGGCATGTATTTCTTCGATTACGGTAATGCATTTTTGCTCGAAGCCATGCGCGCCGGGGCCGATATTGTGAAGGAAGACGGCACATTCCGCTATCCTTCCTATGTGCAGGATATTCTCGGCCCCATGTGCTTCGACTACGGCTTCGGGCCGTTCCGCTGGGTGTGCACTTCGGCCGATGCCGCTGATCTGGCGGTAACCGATGCGCTGGCGCTGGAAGTAATGGAAGATATTTACAAAACTGCACCTGCCGAAATCAAACAGCAGTTGCACGACAATATCCTCTGGATACGCGATGCCATGCAGAACAACCTTGTGGTTGGTTCGCAGGCGCGTATTTTGTATGCCGACAGTGAAGGACGTATCCGCATTGCATCGGCCATTAACAAAGCCATACGCGAAGGCCGTGTGAAAGCACCTGTGGTACTTGGCCGCGATCACCACGATGTATCGGGCACCGATTCGCCTTACCGCGAAACTTCCAATATTTATGATGGTTCGCGCTTCACGGCCGACATGGCCGTGCAGAATTTCGTGGGCGACGGCTTTCGCGGCGCTACATGGATTTCATTGCACAACGGTGGCGGCGTAGGCTGGGGCGAAGTGATCAACGGCGGCTTCGGACTCGTACTCGATGGCAGCGACGATGCCGAACGTCGTTTGCAGAGCATGCTGTTCTGGGATGTAAACAACGGCATTGCCCGCCGCAGCTGGGCGCGTAACGATGAAGCCATTTTCGCCATCAAACGCGAAATGGAACGCACGCCGCAGCTGAAAGTTACCCTGCCCAATCTGGTTGACGACAGCCTGCTCGACGGGCTGGTTTGA
- a CDS encoding glycosyltransferase family 4 protein, which yields MVIFAAMLVVVNTRLLIPDRLDGIGRFTDETLKRITQMRPDDHFVFLFDREVDERFIYSDNITPVKLFPPARRPWLYNLWLNWSVRGVLRDLKPDLFYSPDGFLPLNTQTPCLPVIHDLNFEHYPQDLSRKYSKWYRKNFPLFAQKGERILTVSEFSKADIADRYTIDATKIDVVYNAASEAFQPLEADAVKAVREQYSGGAPYFLFVGALHPRKNLVRLVEAFVQYKQKHPTATKLLITGAPYWKYHALDSLLAQLPDKKEVVFTGRLSDEELVRITGAAHAVTYLPYFEGFGIPIVEAMACRVPVLTANVTSMPEVGGDAALYADPFDVAAIAAALEKIDNDQVLRAQLIDKAAQRSKAFSWQESAEKIWTCMEQCVHTHA from the coding sequence TTGGTTATCTTTGCCGCCATGCTTGTGGTTGTAAATACACGCCTGCTTATTCCCGACAGGCTCGACGGAATTGGCCGCTTTACGGATGAAACGCTTAAACGCATTACACAAATGCGTCCCGACGATCATTTTGTGTTTTTGTTTGACCGCGAAGTGGATGAGCGTTTCATTTATTCCGACAATATAACACCTGTAAAGCTGTTTCCCCCGGCACGCCGTCCGTGGCTTTATAACCTCTGGCTCAACTGGTCGGTGCGCGGTGTGCTGCGCGATCTGAAGCCTGACCTGTTTTATTCGCCCGACGGATTTTTACCGCTCAATACGCAAACGCCCTGTTTGCCGGTAATTCATGATCTCAATTTCGAGCATTATCCGCAGGATCTTTCGCGGAAATATTCGAAATGGTATCGTAAAAACTTTCCGCTGTTTGCGCAAAAAGGCGAACGCATTCTTACTGTTTCCGAATTTTCGAAAGCGGATATTGCAGACCGTTATACAATTGATGCGACAAAAATTGATGTGGTTTACAATGCGGCCTCCGAAGCTTTTCAGCCATTGGAAGCAGATGCCGTGAAGGCCGTGCGCGAGCAGTACAGCGGCGGTGCACCGTACTTTTTGTTTGTAGGCGCATTGCATCCGCGCAAAAACTTAGTGCGTTTGGTAGAAGCATTCGTGCAGTACAAACAAAAACACCCTACGGCCACCAAACTGCTTATTACCGGTGCGCCTTACTGGAAATACCACGCGCTTGATTCGCTGCTGGCACAACTGCCCGATAAAAAAGAAGTGGTATTTACCGGCCGCCTCAGCGACGAAGAACTTGTGCGCATTACAGGAGCGGCGCATGCTGTGACCTATCTGCCATACTTCGAAGGCTTCGGCATTCCCATTGTGGAAGCCATGGCCTGCCGCGTGCCCGTGCTCACCGCCAATGTCACATCAATGCCCGAAGTGGGCGGCGATGCGGCACTTTATGCCGACCCGTTTGATGTAGCGGCCATTGCAGCCGCACTGGAAAAAATAGACAACGATCAAGTCCTGCGCGCTCAGCTCATTGATAAAGCCGCCCAACGCAGCAAGGCCTTTTCATGGCAAGAGTCGGCCGAAAAAATCTGGACGTGCATGGAACAATGTGTACACACGCATGCTTAA